In one Acetomicrobium sp. S15 = DSM 107314 genomic region, the following are encoded:
- a CDS encoding M24 family metallopeptidase gives MVSVDVGVLYKGYYGDAACTYPVGKVSPR, from the coding sequence ATTGTAAGCGTTGATGTGGGCGTACTGTATAAAGGGTATTATGGTGATGCGGCTTGTACATATCCCGTAGGGAAAGTTTCGCCGAGG